GGTCCAATACCCGTAATGCGCCGCGGGGGGGCAGCCGGCGAGCGCTCCTTCCACGCTTCCCCCGCCTTCCTGGTCCGGGCCGTCGACATGGGGGAAGCCGACCGGCGCCTTTCCTTCTTCACACGGGAGGCCGGGGTCGTCTCGATCCTCGGAAAATCCGCCTGGAAAAGCCGGAAGCGGTTCGGCGGGACGCTCCAGCGCTATGTCCTGCTGGACATCGTCTGGACCGAGGTCCCCGGGAAAATCCCCGTCCTGTCGACGGCTTCCGTCTCCGCGAGCTTCTGGCCGATCGTCGAGGAGTGGGAGCGGGTCCGGCACGCGGATTATCTTCTCGAACTGGCCGCGGAAATGTTCCCTCAGGAGGGGCCCAAGCCCAAGGCGTTCGAGATCCTCCTCGACGGGTTCCGCGCGCTGACGGCGGGGGAGTCCCCGGGAAAAGTCGCGCGCAGGGCGGAGGCGTGCTTCCTGGGCATCGGCGGCTGGGGGCCCGACCTGTCGAAGTGCCGTAAATGCGGGAGGACCGACAGCCGCAGGTATCGGTTCCTGCCCGCCGAAGGGGGGCTGCTGTGCGACGCCTGCGCGACAGGAGACGGTATGACGCTGTCGCTGGGGGCGGTCCGGACGTGGAGGGCGCTCCTGGCGGGAGGCGGGGCGGCCCGGGAGCGGCTCCGGGTGCCGGACGGAATAGAAGAGGAATTACAAAAGGTTATACCCAAATATATAGAGTACTGCCTTGGGAAACCGCTCCGAAGCCTCGGCGGGGCCTGACCGGACGCGGAATCCAAAACCTTCAATTATTCCAATGATTTGTCTTGACAATCCGCGCCGGGGGGTGTAACTTTTCCTGATATTTCCCGCCGGGAGGTTTCTGGTGTATTTCCAAGACCTCGTTTTGTCCCTGCAGCGGTTCTGGGCTGGCAAGGGGTGCGTGATCCATCAGCCGTACGATACCGAGGTCGGCGCGGGAACGTTCCACCCCGCGACATTCCTGCGGTCGCTCGGCCCCGAGCCGTGGAACACCGCGTACGTAGAGCCTTCCCGCCGACCGACGGACGGCCGGTACGGGGAGAATCCGAACCGGCTCCAGCATTATTACCAGTTCCAGGTCATCATGAAGCCGTGCCCCTGCGACTACGTCGAGATCTACCTCGATTCCCTCCGGGCGGTCGGCATCGATCCGATGAAGCACGACATCCGGTTCGTGGAGGACGACTGGGAGTCTCCCACGCTGGGCGCCTGGGGGCTCGGTTGGGAAGTGTGGCTCGACGGGATGGAGATCACCCAGTTCACCTATTTCCAGCAGTGCGGCGGCATCGACCTGAAACCGGTTTCCGGCGAGATCACGTACGGCCTCGAGCGGATCGCCATGTACCTGCAGAACGTGGACAACGTTTACGACCTCAAGTGGGTGGGAGACGTCACCTACGGCGACGTCCACCACCGCGGCGAGGTGGAGTGGTCCCGCTACAACTTCGAAGCGGCCGACATCCCGATGCTGTTCTCCCTGTTCGCGATGTTCGAGAAGGAGTGCCAGGCGCTCCTCGAGCGCAATCTGGTCCTTCCCGCGTACGACTACTGCCTGAAGTGCTCCCACGCCTTCAACATGCTCGACGCGCGCGGGGCCATCTCCGTGACGGAGCGGACCTCCTACATCGGGCGGGTCCGGAACCTGGCGCGGCTGTGCGCGGAGGGGTTCCTCCGGTCGCGCGAGGAGATGGGATTCCCGCTGCTGGGGCGGTTCGGCGGCGAAGTCCCCCGCGGGGAGGGGCGGTAAATCATGGAACGCGACTACCTGCTCGAGATCGGCTGCGAGGAAATCCCGGCGGGATTCATCGGCCCCGCGTTGTGGAACGGAAGCAGGCTGCTGGAGGAGGCGCTGCGCAAGGCCCGGCTCTCCTTCCGGAAGATCGACATCCAGGGGACGCCGCGGCGGCTGGCGTTCATCGTCCGGGGGCTTTCGGAGCGCCAGGAGGCCAGGAGCGAGACCGTCCTGGGCCCGCCGAAGAGCGTGGCCTTCGACGCCGCGGGGAAGCCGACGAAGGCCGCCGCCGGATTCGCGAAATCGCAGGGGATCGCGGTCGAGTCGCTTTCCGTGTTCCCCACGGACCGGGGCGAATACCTCGGCTTCGTGCGGGAGGAGGCCGCGCGCCCGGCGCGGGAGGTCCTTCCGAAGCTTGTGACGGAGT
The sequence above is a segment of the Thermodesulfobacteriota bacterium genome. Coding sequences within it:
- the recO gene encoding DNA repair protein RecO, whose amino-acid sequence is MRRGGAAGERSFHASPAFLVRAVDMGEADRRLSFFTREAGVVSILGKSAWKSRKRFGGTLQRYVLLDIVWTEVPGKIPVLSTASVSASFWPIVEEWERVRHADYLLELAAEMFPQEGPKPKAFEILLDGFRALTAGESPGKVARRAEACFLGIGGWGPDLSKCRKCGRTDSRRYRFLPAEGGLLCDACATGDGMTLSLGAVRTWRALLAGGGAARERLRVPDGIEEELQKVIPKYIEYCLGKPLRSLGGA
- a CDS encoding glycine--tRNA ligase subunit alpha; amino-acid sequence: MYFQDLVLSLQRFWAGKGCVIHQPYDTEVGAGTFHPATFLRSLGPEPWNTAYVEPSRRPTDGRYGENPNRLQHYYQFQVIMKPCPCDYVEIYLDSLRAVGIDPMKHDIRFVEDDWESPTLGAWGLGWEVWLDGMEITQFTYFQQCGGIDLKPVSGEITYGLERIAMYLQNVDNVYDLKWVGDVTYGDVHHRGEVEWSRYNFEAADIPMLFSLFAMFEKECQALLERNLVLPAYDYCLKCSHAFNMLDARGAISVTERTSYIGRVRNLARLCAEGFLRSREEMGFPLLGRFGGEVPRGEGR